In Anopheles gambiae chromosome 2, idAnoGambNW_F1_1, whole genome shotgun sequence, a single window of DNA contains:
- the LOC133392045 gene encoding histone H2A-like — MSGRGKGGKVKGKAKSRSNRAGLQFPVGRIHRLLRKGNYAERVGAGAPVYLAAVMEYLAEVLELAGNAARDNKKTRIIPRHLQLAIRNDEELNKLLSGVTIAQGGVLPNIQAVLLPKKTEKKA, encoded by the coding sequence ATGTCTGGCCgtggaaagggaggaaaggTAAAGGGAAAGGCAAAGTCCCGTTCCAACCGTGCCGGTCTTCAGTTCCCCGTTGGCCGTATTCATCGTCTCCTGCGCAAGGGTAACTATGCCGAGCGCGTCGGTGCCGGAGCACCCGTGTATCTGGCAGCCGTCATGGAATACTTGGCTGAAGTGCTTGAGTTGGCCGGAAACGCTGCCCGTGACAACAAGAAGACGCGCATCATCCCGCGTCATCTGCAGCTGGCCATCCGCAACGACGAGGAGTTGAACAAGCTGCTGTCCGGAGTAACCATCGCTCAGGGTGGTGTGCTGCCTAACATTCAGGCCGTGCTGCTGCCCAAGAAGACCGAAAAGAAGGCTTAA